Genomic DNA from Larus michahellis chromosome 3, bLarMic1.1, whole genome shotgun sequence:
ACTACACCTCACCTGAAACATCTCGTTGATTCCTTCTCCTGTTTGCGCCGATGTCTCAAAGTAAAGAAAGCCCCGGCTCTCTGCCCAGAGCCGCCCCTCACTTTCATCCACACTGCGGTGCTTGGTGCAGTCGATCTAGACCGGGAGAAAAGGCAGAGACCAGAGCTCAGCCAGGGTCTGCAGCGGCAGCTGGAGGAACACAGCTCCAAGGCCGACTGTCTAACAGCAGGTAAGGAGCCTGTCTGGTTGGAGAGGCTGTTTGCTTATCTTGAAGGGACGGGAGGCAGCgtgaaaagaaagcacagaaaattcaaGTGAAAAGCCCTCTGAGAGTTTTTCTAGTCAGAGACAACATCACCTCTACTTCCTGACTGATGTGTGGCCACCACGTTCTCAAAACCCCATTGAAATTCGGTCTCCAGCGCTCCTCACACACAGATCTGGCTCTTAGAAAGTCTTCCCTACCGCCTATTTCCCTCACTACAGCTGGACCTCAACAGCTTGGGCTCAGGCTGGGAACACAACGAGCCCCGAGGGCTGGAGATCAGGGCCGTACGGCAGCCTGGCTCCCCGCCACAGCCCACCTTGTTCGCACAGACAACGAAGACGACGTTCTCCATGTTCCCGTGGGggcccagctcctgcttcatctcaGCCAGCCACGTGTCCAGCGCATCGAAAGACTCCTTCTGTCCCACGTCGTAGACCAGGATGACCCCCTGCGTGTCCTTGTAAAACTCGTTCCTCACCTGCGGGGACAAAGGCAGGGCACTGGCATCAGGGACAGCCGGGCTGAGAGCCCACAGCCCGGCAGATTTGGGTGATCGCCATTTAAGTGGCACCTATTTGGTTCTGTGATAAAAATCTCACCTCCACACAAATAGAAGATGCCGGAAAAAGGACAGATGGGGAACCCAAATAATGCCCTCGCTGTGCTGCCAGAGGAGAGCGATCAGCCTGTAAAATACTCGCCTCCACACAAAAGAGCACGGACACACAATGGCAGACAAGGTGCCAGACCAGCTCCTGGGGAGACTGGGCGGCCTGGGAGTCGACAGAGGCTCCCGTGTGTGTCCCTGTGCACGAGGCAGCAGGGGAGAGCGAGGATCCAGGGTCAGCCCCTGGACAGACTGCGTGTCTAAGCCCAGCTACCGGAGGGATCCGCGGGATGTCTGCCTGGGAGTGTGGGTGTGCGTAAGGGGGGCTgtaccagcagctggagcagggctgcagcctcTGCGGCTTCTGTGCtcagtgccagcaactggggagaccaAGGATCCCCAGGACAGCTGCTGGATTAGTGTCTGAGGTCAGCTACAGGACGGATACTGGAATAGAATAgactgtttcagttggaagggacgtACAAGGATCATCTAGTGCAACTGTCTGACAGGGCTGacaaaaagttaaagcatgttattaagggcattgcccaaacacctcttaaacactgccaggcttggggcatcaactgtctctccaggaagcctgttccagtgttcgaccaccctctcagtaaagaaacgCTTCCTAATGTCccatctaaaccttccctggcacagccttgaaccattcccatgcatcctgtcgctggatcccagggagaagagctcagcacctccctctccacatcccctcctcaggaagctgtagagcaATGCGGTCAGCCCCTCTTCTCcaaagtaacaggcgataggacaagaagaaatcgCCTCAAGTtctgccaggggaggtttaggatggatatcaggaaaaatttcttcccggaaagggttgtgaagcattggaagaggctgcccagggcagtggtggagtcgccatccctggagggattgaaaagccgggcagacgcggtgctgagggccatggggtagtggtggccttggcagggttgggttgatgactggacttgataatcttaaaggtcccttccaacctacatgattctatccctttctgcagggctgctcttcagTCACTCCTCTTGccatttatacttgtgcccaactttttcttttcccctgtttaCTTATATTTTAGTATAAAACCAATTATACACCAATTATACACCAGAGATATGCTACATTCAGTATTAAATgctgaaaatacaaaaccaaagcagcaacGCAGCATCAGTTTTCTGTCTTGTCACTCTTCAGTAAATACTTGCTGCGTACTTGTTCAGCAAATGTACAGTTTAAGCCCATTTACGCTTTTCAAGGACTCAGAGTCTTTCTGTTCTCCATTATCTCATATGGATTGGCTGTGGCAGAGCCAGAAAGTCGATACACATCAGCAGCTCATATATCTGGCAAGTGCTAACTGTGCTACAAAGACCTTTACTGACCACATCTGCATCAGATGAGTCTTTAGAGACTTCTATCCCAAAATTTCCTTATGCTGTCAGCCCTGTCCCACAATCTCCCTGCTGTATTCCAGGCTATTCTTAATTAATTGGTTACTTGTACTGTATCAGGACTTACAAACCCAAGCCAAGACTTGCGGCTATGCACACAGAGACAAATTTAACATAGAAAGCCTTGTTGTGCCCAAAACTTTAGAGCACGCGATAAGTAAACGCTGAGAACGCAAGGGAGGAATGGGAGGTTTACGAGCAACCAGATAAATAATAGTCACCTGGCCAGTACAAACCATTACATTCTCACTGTTGTCTCACTCTTTTGCCCTCCctgattttcacttttttatgTCACATTAGTATTTATCGTGTTATAAACtactctttcctaacattctatACATTTTTATTAGTCTCAGGATGATGCTTTACCAAGCAGCAACAGTATGATTATAATTGAGCATCCATTACACTGTTAAAACAATAGGATTATAATGGATAAACATTTAACGTTCCTTTCTCCCCCTTGTGAGCCCACTTTATTACTTGGTTTGTAATTGAAAATCAATGTGATTAGCAGTGAGCACAATCCAGCTTTGTGCCAGCTCTCCAAAGTGGATGTGGCAGTCTATGTGTTCAAATCCTAAAGTTTTATCCTGCAACCTCCTTTTTGTAAATAGTACCGCTTATTATTTGTATAGCAAATAATAATGGAACGGAACGGAATGGAATGGaacatttcagttggaagggacctacaacaatcctCTAGTTCAACTGCATGCGTTTACAGCACCTTGGTCATGGATTAGGATGCCAGTATGCTACAAATGCCCAAGGTAAGCTCCAAAGATCTCCCAATCTGAGGAAATTTAACCTCAAGGTGGGCAAATTGCTAAGCACAAGAAGCCACTTTGAAATAGGGCTAGCACCATGAGTGGTAGCTTGTAAAAGCCAAACCGTACACTCGTTACTCTTTCTATCTATCAGAGTTGTTTGTAGCTTTATAGATTTCAGTTTTaataactttgttttccttctcctgatCAGCGAGAGAGACCAAGATGAGGCTACTGGTGCTGTCTGTGCCAGCGCTGGCTGTTTGTCGGTGTTGATCCGCACAGCCAGCCATGAACATACGTGTATAAGTCTTGTATAGGTGTGCTTGTGTGTGCCTACTGGGAATGCACACTCAGCCTCGCTACTGCTTGGACCTCGGAGAATGGAGCTGTGGCTCCTGAGTTTGGTAACTCCTAGCAGCCCAGAGTGGCTGCTCGCAGAAGCAGTGAGGGTTTCCAGTGCTGGCCTCCATTAGGTGTCCGTGGCAGGAAAGAAGGTGGTTTATTGTAGCATAGAAAGCTCGTAACTAATGTATTTTCAAGTTTCCCACCCCCAAACCCAATTTGGGGCAGAGCTGAGGAAAGCTGACGAGTGCCCAAATGCTTCTGAGATGGCCTGGCTGAGGCCAGAGCCGGGTCTGCCTTACCTCGTAGAAAAATGGGTGCCCCGCCATGTCAAAGATGTTCACCTTGATCTCTCGGTCTCTGATCTGCACTCtgaaagagaaatgggaaatgCATTAGAAGGTTCTTCCTCAGCCCTTGCACAGGCTGTGCCCCGCAGGAACACCCTTTATCTCTGTCAGCCCTCCCCAGAGAAAGAGCTGGGTGACTGGGGACAGAAAAATTGGTAAGAAGTTCTGAGTGCTGGGGTTTAACGGCCAGAAAACTGCCTCTAGAGTCAGTCAGACGAGGAGGACAGCACCACCTCTGGATGTAACACGCTATCGGGGGAGCTATGCTACCAGACGAAGGCTTATTATGCTGATTATCCTATTATTAAAGCAGAAATGCAGATTATGGTGTGGAAACTAAGCAGCCTTGGCAGAGCCAGGCGCGCTTGCCTCAGGGCAGTGTGGTCACTCAGGAGCAGCGGGAGGTGGGATAGCCCCACCACACATCTTCCCTCTGCCCCTGTGGAGACAAGCGTCTCCCACAGCAGACCCTCGCCTGCCATCTGCGACCATGCAGCTCATCCCACTCTCCCGGCACTCACGGCTCCTCAGTGTGAAGGTACTTACTTTGTGACACCGTAGTCGATACCAATAGTCGCCAGGTATTTGGGAACGAACCTCTTCTCACAGTAACGCTTTATAATGCAGCTCTGTGAGAAAGAACAAGGGAGTCTCAAGCAGGAGGGCACTGTGCACCATAATATTCACATTACCAGGGAATTCGCTGTCAGCCCCCAGCCAGCAGGACGGCTGCAGAGTCATCAACTCTCCCTAAGTCCCTAAACTAACTAATTAACCCACAATCAAAGCACAAAACTTTACCAggaacagttttctttctgcaaGGGAAGGAAAGGCCAGGATCCCAGCCCCTGGCTGTCAGTTATTCCTTACCTGCTTGGAGCTAGGAGTGACAAGACACTGATTTATTCCCCCACAGTAAACACCCAGCCTACAGGAGCTGTGTGTtcagggtcctgggggcaggCAGCTCCCCAAAAGCCAAAAAGAACATTTCGTCAGCCCAAGAGACATATTCAGGGTTCCACCAggtccccccacccctgctcctgcccctgcagagGAGTTGGCTGCTATCGGGCATTGAGAGATAAATACCATAACGACAAATGTCACCTGCCACCTCTTTGCCCACTCACTCTCTTCTGTAAGACCCCTCTGGATTTTCTTGCCATCAGTGAGGTATTTGTCTGTCTCAAGGGAGCCCTTGTGCTGTTAGCAGTGTAACGGGACTACATCGGTAGTAGAattgagaagctcaacaggagccagcgCACAGCagccagaaacccccccgcagcctgggctgcatccccagcagcgtgggcagcagggcgagggggggattctgcccctctgctgcgctcgggggagacccccctgcagtgctgcctccagcgctggggcctcggcacaggagagacacggagctgttggagcggggccagaggaggccccggagatgctgggagggctggagcccctctgctgggaggacaggctgagagagctgggggggttcagcctggagaagagaaggctccgcggagaccttccagcccctgccagtccctcaaggggctccaggaaagctggggagggactctggagcagggaggggagccgtgggacgagggggaagggttttacactgaaagagcgtggatttagatgagatattgggaagaaattctttggtgtgaggggggtgagcccctggcccaggttgcccagagaagctgtggctgccccatccctggaggggttcaaggccaggttggcctgggcttggagcaacctgggctggtgggaggtgtccctgcccagggcagggggtggcactggctgggctttaaggtcccttcccacccaaaccattatgtgattctatgatttatttagcAAACAACAACAGGACAGCACTTAATGGaacacagctgggagaggaaaTAACACCCTGGAGAAGAGATAGTCCTTCAtcacagcaggaggaaggggaaaacccTGACTAAAGCCAAACCGGGGAGGGACGGGATTCCCCCAGTGCCCCCGGGGAAGGCACCCACACCTTCTGCCCTCAGGCGCTGCGTGGCCGTGCGGGCTCCCTGTGAAGGAGGCGGACACGCGAACAGCTGTTCCTGAGCAGCCGCATCACGGAAGGACCCGGCCCACAGAGAGGGGAACGCTCTGGGGCCCGTGCGGCAGGCGGCGACTATAGAGGCGGCCACTGACAGCGGCGGGCGCCGCCATGACACCCGCCATCACCCGCCCTAGGCCCCGCCCCTTGCCACGCAGCCAATCAAAACCAATCAAACCCGCCCTTATGACGCGAGGCCCCGCCCCCACAGCTGTCAATCTCCCACTCGCCCCAACCTCCCTCCTCGCAGCGCACGGCACCGCCTGCCTCCGATTGGCTCCCACCGGCCAGCACAGCCACCAATCCGCGGCCTCGCTACCAGCGTGGCCGCCTGCACCCGGCTCCCCCATTGGCTAACCCGCCTGCCCGCCAGCGCCCGCCCGCCAATGGCAGCGCCTCACCTTGCCCACCTCCGCGTTGCCCATGGAGATGACTTTAATCCGCAGCGACTTGCGCGTCTCCTTCCGCTTCGGCGGATTCGCCTCCATGGCGGGCCTGGCCGGGCCCGGTTGAGGCGGCGGAACGgaggagggcgggcgggagggagcgcAGCGGGCCCGAGGCCGCCTCGCTGCCCTGCGCCGCCGCTCGCGCGAGACTTCCGCCGCCCAGCCCGCACTTCTCGCGAGATTTGGCGAGAGCGGCGGCGCGCGCCGCGCTGAGGGGAGCCGCTACCGGCCGACAGGGGGCGGCACagagggggcgggggcggggccggtcCGCAAGCattgccctgcctgcgctgcctgcgctgcctgccctgcctgtactGCCTGCTCTGCCCCGCCTGTACTGCCTGTACTGCCCTGCCTgtactgcctgcactgcctgtactgcctgcactgccctgtactgcctgcactgccctgcctgccctgcctgcactgcctgccctgccctgcctgcactgcctgtactgcctgcactgccctgtactgcctgcactgccctgcctgcactgccctgcctgtactgccctgccctgcctgtactgcctgccctgccccgccTGTACTGCCTGCACTGTACTGCGTgtactgcctgcactgccctgccctgcctgccctgcctgtactgcctgcactgccctgtaCTGCCTGCACTGTACTGCCTgtactgccctgcctgccctgccctgcctgtactgcctgtactgccctgcctgcgctgcctgccctgccctgcctgtactgccctgccctgcctgtactgcctgccctgccccgcctgcactgccctgccctgcctgcactgcctgccctgcctgcactgcctgcactgcctgtactgcctgcactgccctgcctgtactgcctgtactgccctgcctgcactgcctgccctgcctgcactgccctgtactgccctgcctgcactgccctgtaCTGCCTgtactgcctgcactgccctgcctgtACTGCCTGCCCTGTACTGCCTgtactgccctgcctgccctgtactgccctgcctgcactgtaCTGCCTGCCCTGTACTGCCTGTACTGCCCTGCCTGTACTGCCTGCCCTGTACTGCCTGTACTGCCCTGCCTgtactgccctgcctgcactgtaCTGCCTGCCCTgtactgcctgccctgccctgcatgTACTGCCCCacctcccctgcctgcactgcacTGCCCTGCCTGTACTGCCTGCACTGTACTGCCTgtactgccctgcctgccctgcctgtactGCCCTGCCTGTACTGCCTGTAGTgtactgccctgcctgcacttACTGCCTGTACTGCCCTGCCTGtactgcctgccctgcctatgctgtactgcctgccctgcctgtgttGTAGTGCCTGCACTgtactgccctgcctgccctgcctgtactGCCTGCGCTGTCTGCACtaccctgcctgccctgccctgccttgcctGTATTGCCCTGCCTTtagtgcctgccctgcctgtactgcactgccctgcctgccctgcctgtactGCACTGCCCTACCCTGCCTgtactgcctgccctgcctgccctgtacTGCCGGCCCtgcactgcctgcctgcctgtaCTGCTTGTACTGCCCTGCCTGTACTGCTTgtactgccctgcctgccctgggagTCGGCAGTGAGGTGCCGTAGggaggggacaggctggggccagtgtcccctggctgccctggggagcagggggagggcgGCCGCCCGCTCCCCTCGCGCAGGGCCTGCCCTCGCCCCTGcgtcccctgccctctcccagcacctccGGGGCGTCGAGCGCAGCACCGCCACAGCGCCGCggtcctgtcccctcctgggcGCTCCCAGGCCGTCCCGCCATCCTCATGGGCTGAGCTGTCAGGCTTTGTGCAGCCCTGGAGAGCGCCAGGTAGAGCAGCTGGGGGCCACAGGACCGGAGATGTCCCCCTTGCCATGGCCGTGGGGAGATGTTCCCTGGCAGTCAGGGCGCCCATCTCCTCTCACTCCAGCTGGGTCCCAGCAGGATGGAGAccgggccgggctggggaggTTGGGCAGGAGGCACCTCACAGCCTTTCTCTTCCACCAAAGGGTGGAAGAGGTGAGTTTGGAGCTGTTGGGGTGGATGTTGAAACAGTTCTTGGGGGGCAAATGGGCCCTCCTTGAGGGTGGGCCCCTCGTGAAATAGCTTCTTGAGGGGAAGACATTGCTTGTTGCTGAGACAGGTGGTCTTGGGTGACACCAGAGCTGGCAGTGGCCCCATGCACCCCAGGACATGGCCCATGGGGTCTGAGCACAGGTGACCATCCCTGTGCTGGAGCTAACCTGGGGCAGGGCCATCCACAGGGATGCGTGTTGTAAATAATGTCCTTATTTGCTCCTTGTAGCCCAGCAAGATCCCGTCGAGAAGGGGAACTTTTGCACCATGCCTCGAAGACAAGGTACCAGGAGGGGACACACGGCTGGAGGGTTTGAGACCCTCTTCCCAGGGGGGTCAAAGCCACCTCTTGGCAAGGAGATCTTCAGGCAGGGCACGCATGGTCTGAGCATCTCTTGGCTCTCTGGGGACTTCACCCTCAGGATGGAGATGGACATGGGAGGGGGTTTCCTCAGTTGAGATGCCCTGAGCTTAGGGATCCTGTGACCCCACCACCACGTCCTGCTGGGAGCACATGTCTGGATGGAGAGAGGTTCGGTCTGgaagtggggtgctgggggtgtgtgggggtcaCTGGTGTGTGCGATGGACTAGGGACACCGGCTGTCGAGTCCTCaacatctcatagaatcataggggtggtttgggtgggaagaccatctagtccaaccccctgccctgggcagggacacctcccaccagcccaggttgctcaaagcccggccaacctggccttgaacccctccagggatggggcagccacagcttctgggcaacctgggccaggggctcaccaccctcagcatgaaaaatttcttcctgaaatctcatctgaatctccccttttttagtttaaagccattaccccttgtcctaccgaCTTGTCCCCTCTGTCTTCTGGCTTTCTCCTGGCTGGCAACGAGAAGCTGCTTTTTGACAGGTCTGTTATGGGCTGTTTGGGATCTTCTGCCTCATTATCTGGTCTCATAAATCTTTGCCAAAAGCGTCCTGCCATTATCCGTCTCTGGGTGTTTTATGGCTCCAGCTCTGTTCTTCATCTTCATGTCGCCTTATCTTCAGCTTTGTTCTTCTCTGTTATCTTCGGTTGGTTCGTCGTCTTCCCACTGTCTGGCCCTGTGATGAAACCAGGAACGTGTCTCTGTGCCAATTGAAGCTGATTCTTTTAACCCTTCCTTCGCTGGTCCTCTGCATCCACGTGCAGACCTTTCTGGTCATACGGGTGTTATTGTTTGTCACAAATCCCTCTGGCAGCTGATTGGGGTGAATCCAGCCCTTCCTCCTTGAGCTGTTGGTGGGGACATCTCTGGGCAGCTCCTCGCCTTGGCCCAGGGCACTGTGCCCCCTCCCAAGCCATGAGGGATCCCACCTGTTCAGTAGCAACGTAGGAATGGGCTTATAATTCCCAGTGCCACGCAGGAGCCAAGCGCTGCCCTGCCCTGATCCCA
This window encodes:
- the DNAJC27 gene encoding dnaJ homolog subfamily C member 27, with the translated sequence MEANPPKRKETRKSLRIKVISMGNAEVGKSCIIKRYCEKRFVPKYLATIGIDYGVTKVQIRDREIKVNIFDMAGHPFFYEVRNEFYKDTQGVILVYDVGQKESFDALDTWLAEMKQELGPHGNMENVVFVVCANKIDCTKHRSVDESEGRLWAESRGFLYFETSAQTGEGINEMFQTFYSAIIELCDNGGKRPPSSMGVGFTKEQADAIRRIRNSKDSWDMLGVKPGATRDEVNKAYRKLAVLLHPDKCVAPGSEDAFKAVVNARTALLKNIK